One Cellulomonas taurus genomic region harbors:
- a CDS encoding alpha-galactosidase has translation MSATPARPHPTAPVLLRRDGVALLLDPQPEGLPAVLHWGADPGELCDADLRAWRDAVGRQSPPRTLDAAWQVNLLPQEQDGWAGRPGAQLIRDGVPLSPRWSEVLIESEGPEAAVVHAVADELRLRIELGIRPGGLLTLRHRLALTPGADAPVEIGWLEPTLPVPARAQQLTSFTGRWTREKTPVTGTLPAGSVVRQSRRGRPGHDHPWLAALSVEPPRSRTGEVWAVHLGWPGDASLRTDNGPEFPTLLGAGELLRPGELVLRPGQAYTTPTGYFAWSDQGLDGLSARFHRHLRSRPQHPRRPRPLVLNTWEAVYFDHDPATVMRLADRAAEIGVERFVLDDGWFPARRDDTRGLGDWTVDRAVWPEGLRPLADHVRDLGMEFGLWVEPEMINLDSDLARAHPDWLLHDPAAVPEPDGLSWRRQWVLDVARPEAYRYLFDSLSALVGELGIAFLKWDHNRDLVDARHDGRPGVHAQTEAVLRLIGELKAAHPGLEIESCSSGGARSDLGILEVTDRVWASDSNDAVERQDIQRWTGLLLPPELVGSHVGPPTAHSSGRTVDLSYRLATALIGSAGFEWDITTCPPEEVDTLRRFGALYRELRDTLHHGELVHGDLHDPAWRLTGTVLPDQGVYVLATVASLADSRPEPIRLPGLDPDRRYRLRVRDEVGTPRWTPGTPPWIAVGEITLPGRMLTEVGVQVPCLWPVQALVLDAVAVDGPAAL, from the coding sequence GTGAGTGCCACCCCCGCCCGCCCGCACCCCACCGCCCCGGTGCTGCTCCGCCGCGACGGCGTGGCGCTGCTCCTGGACCCGCAGCCCGAGGGTCTGCCCGCCGTCCTGCACTGGGGCGCCGACCCGGGCGAGCTGTGCGACGCCGACCTGCGGGCCTGGCGGGACGCGGTGGGTCGACAGTCGCCGCCGCGCACCCTGGACGCCGCCTGGCAGGTCAACCTGCTGCCCCAGGAACAGGACGGCTGGGCCGGACGCCCCGGTGCGCAGCTGATCCGGGACGGGGTGCCGCTCAGCCCGCGGTGGTCCGAGGTGCTGATCGAGTCCGAGGGGCCCGAGGCCGCCGTGGTGCATGCCGTCGCCGACGAGCTCCGCCTGCGCATCGAGCTCGGCATCCGACCCGGCGGGCTGCTCACCCTGCGACACCGGCTCGCCCTGACTCCCGGCGCCGACGCACCGGTGGAGATCGGGTGGCTGGAACCGACCCTCCCGGTCCCCGCCCGCGCTCAGCAGCTCACCTCCTTCACCGGCCGCTGGACCCGGGAGAAGACACCGGTCACCGGCACCCTGCCCGCCGGGTCCGTGGTCCGTCAGAGCCGCCGGGGCAGGCCCGGGCACGACCACCCGTGGCTGGCGGCGCTGAGCGTCGAACCGCCGCGCTCCCGCACCGGGGAGGTCTGGGCGGTGCACCTCGGCTGGCCCGGCGACGCCAGCCTCCGCACCGACAACGGCCCGGAGTTCCCGACGTTGCTCGGTGCCGGCGAGCTGCTGCGACCGGGCGAGCTGGTCCTGCGACCCGGCCAGGCGTACACCACCCCGACCGGCTACTTCGCGTGGTCCGACCAGGGACTGGACGGCCTCAGCGCCCGGTTCCACCGCCATCTGCGCAGCCGACCGCAGCACCCGCGGCGGCCGCGACCCCTGGTGCTGAACACCTGGGAGGCCGTCTACTTCGACCACGACCCCGCCACCGTCATGCGCCTCGCCGACCGAGCGGCGGAGATCGGCGTCGAACGATTCGTGCTGGACGACGGCTGGTTCCCGGCCCGCCGCGACGACACCCGGGGGCTGGGCGACTGGACCGTCGACCGTGCCGTCTGGCCGGAGGGCCTGCGGCCGCTGGCCGACCACGTGCGCGACCTCGGGATGGAGTTCGGGCTCTGGGTCGAACCGGAGATGATCAACCTCGACTCCGACCTGGCCCGGGCGCATCCCGACTGGTTGCTGCACGACCCGGCGGCGGTGCCCGAACCCGACGGACTGTCCTGGCGTCGCCAGTGGGTGCTCGACGTCGCCCGCCCCGAGGCCTACCGCTACCTGTTCGACAGCCTGTCGGCGCTGGTCGGCGAACTGGGCATCGCGTTCCTCAAGTGGGACCACAACCGCGACCTCGTCGACGCCCGGCACGACGGCCGCCCCGGCGTGCACGCCCAGACCGAGGCCGTGCTGCGCCTGATCGGCGAACTGAAGGCCGCCCACCCCGGGCTGGAGATCGAGTCCTGCTCCTCCGGCGGTGCCCGCAGCGACCTCGGCATCCTGGAGGTCACCGACCGGGTGTGGGCATCGGACTCCAACGACGCCGTCGAACGCCAGGACATCCAACGCTGGACCGGCCTGCTGCTGCCCCCGGAACTGGTCGGCAGTCACGTCGGCCCGCCCACCGCGCACTCCTCCGGCCGCACCGTCGACCTGTCCTACCGGCTCGCCACCGCACTGATCGGATCGGCGGGCTTCGAATGGGACATCACCACCTGCCCGCCCGAGGAGGTGGACACCCTGCGCCGGTTCGGCGCCCTGTACCGCGAACTCCGGGACACGCTGCACCACGGCGAGCTGGTGCACGGCGACCTGCACGACCCGGCCTGGCGGCTCACCGGCACCGTGCTGCCCGACCAAGGGGTGTACGTCCTGGCCACCGTCGCCAGCCTCGCCGACTCCCGCCCGGAGCCCATCCGGCTGCCCGGCCTCGACCCCGACCGCCGCTACCGGCTGCGGGTCCGCGACGAGGTCGGCACGCCGCGCTGGACCCCCGGCACCCCGCCGTGGATCGCGGTGGGCGAGATCACGCTGCCGGGGCGGATGCTGACCGAGGTGGGGGTGCAGGTGCCGTGCCTGTGGCCGGTGCAGGCCCTGGTGCTGGACGCGGTGGCGGTGGACGGGCCAGCGGCCCTGTGA
- a CDS encoding LacI family DNA-binding transcriptional regulator, giving the protein MTSDGDRLRFGLVLTEGPGDGPLTPFYRDLLAGVEEHLDPRGGAVLLVTADDRAAEVALYRRWADQRLVDAVLVTDLTDGDDRAAACAREGLPVVLLGGDPAWGLPVVDDYDNGAAMRIALDYLIGLGHRRIGRVCGPERFLHTRARTASFHRALRDSGLTGTVLTGDYGAASGAAATRSLLAGDDRPTAIVYDNDVMAVAGLGVAAELGLRVPEDLSLLAWDDSDLCRLAEPALSVVSRDVHDLGAASAAALLDTAAGRVPRPGRAPQVRVVVRGSTGAAPVLVAG; this is encoded by the coding sequence ATGACGAGCGATGGCGACCGTCTGCGGTTCGGCTTGGTGCTGACCGAGGGCCCGGGCGACGGTCCGCTGACCCCGTTCTACCGGGATCTGCTGGCCGGGGTGGAGGAACACCTCGACCCGCGCGGTGGTGCCGTGCTGCTGGTGACCGCCGACGACCGGGCCGCCGAGGTCGCCCTGTACCGCCGCTGGGCCGATCAGCGCCTGGTGGACGCGGTGCTGGTGACCGACCTGACCGACGGCGACGACCGCGCCGCCGCCTGCGCCCGGGAGGGGCTGCCGGTGGTGCTGCTCGGCGGCGACCCCGCCTGGGGGCTGCCGGTGGTCGACGACTACGACAACGGCGCGGCGATGCGGATCGCGCTGGACTACCTGATCGGACTCGGGCATCGCCGGATCGGCCGGGTGTGCGGCCCCGAGCGATTCCTGCACACCCGCGCCCGGACCGCGAGCTTCCATCGCGCGCTGCGGGACTCCGGACTGACCGGCACCGTGCTGACCGGCGACTACGGCGCTGCCAGCGGGGCGGCGGCGACCCGCTCCCTGCTCGCCGGTGACGACCGGCCGACCGCGATCGTCTACGACAACGACGTGATGGCGGTCGCCGGCCTCGGGGTGGCGGCCGAACTCGGGCTCCGCGTGCCGGAGGATCTGTCACTGCTCGCCTGGGACGACTCCGACCTGTGCCGGCTCGCCGAACCCGCGCTGTCGGTGGTGAGCCGGGACGTGCACGACCTGGGCGCCGCGAGCGCCGCGGCGCTGCTGGACACCGCCGCCGGCCGGGTGCCGCGACCGGGGCGGGCGCCGCAGGTGCGGGTGGTGGTGCGCGGGTCGACCGGGGCCGCGCCGGTGCTGGTGGCCGGATAG
- a CDS encoding ROK family transcriptional regulator gives MSGQAPRRPASSRGRVLDLVRTRAPISRVELAELTGLTQAAISHAVRSLIDDGLLVETDQRTYTGGKPRVLLSLNPRARCGIGVQLGADWIVLVLADAAGQVVARSRLRGARDRDPAEVVADVAAELDVLLRAAAVDPSAVVGIGVVAPGALDLDRGAILVSRSLERWQGFALRDALAAGTGLPVLLDNDATAAAIGEFWSGRIAGSVAHCTLYMGASIGAGIVIGGSVYRGASSNTGPLGRMRLRGPDGGTVEDLAGPAAVAARARAALAEGRESAVRLSVDGDPFLDFTAVAAAAVHGDDLCRALIEESAVYLADAAITVANLLDLDSLVLAGPSFTTAGSIYLRTVQDRIAAEFFPAARHDVRVMLSGQVADAAAVGAAALVLQEELAPRHLVVGG, from the coding sequence ATGTCCGGCCAGGCCCCTCGGCGTCCAGCGTCCTCCCGCGGCCGGGTGCTGGACCTGGTCCGGACCCGCGCGCCGATCAGCCGGGTCGAACTCGCCGAGCTGACCGGGCTCACCCAGGCGGCGATCTCGCACGCGGTGCGCTCGCTGATCGACGACGGACTCCTGGTCGAGACCGATCAGCGCACCTACACCGGCGGCAAGCCACGCGTGCTGCTCAGCCTCAACCCCCGGGCCCGATGCGGGATCGGCGTGCAGCTCGGCGCCGACTGGATCGTGCTGGTGCTCGCCGACGCCGCCGGACAGGTCGTCGCCCGCTCGCGGCTGCGCGGTGCCCGCGACCGGGACCCCGCCGAGGTGGTCGCGGACGTCGCGGCCGAACTCGACGTGCTGCTGCGAGCCGCCGCGGTGGACCCGTCGGCGGTGGTCGGGATCGGCGTGGTCGCCCCGGGTGCGCTCGACCTGGACCGCGGCGCCATCCTGGTCTCGCGCAGCCTGGAACGCTGGCAGGGCTTCGCGCTGCGGGACGCCCTGGCCGCCGGTACCGGACTGCCGGTCCTGCTGGACAACGACGCCACCGCCGCCGCGATCGGCGAGTTCTGGAGCGGGCGGATCGCCGGATCGGTGGCGCACTGCACCCTCTACATGGGAGCCAGCATCGGCGCCGGCATCGTGATCGGCGGCTCGGTGTACCGGGGCGCCAGCTCCAACACCGGCCCGCTCGGCCGGATGCGGTTACGCGGCCCCGACGGCGGCACCGTCGAGGACCTGGCCGGGCCCGCTGCCGTCGCCGCCCGGGCCCGTGCCGCCCTGGCCGAGGGCCGCGAGTCGGCGGTCCGGCTGAGCGTCGACGGCGACCCGTTCCTCGACTTCACCGCCGTCGCCGCCGCGGCGGTGCACGGCGACGACCTGTGCCGCGCCCTGATCGAGGAGTCGGCCGTCTACCTCGCCGACGCCGCCATCACGGTGGCGAACCTGCTCGACCTGGACTCCCTGGTGCTGGCCGGACCGTCCTTCACCACCGCCGGGTCGATCTACCTGCGCACCGTCCAGGACCGGATCGCTGCCGAGTTCTTCCCGGCCGCCCGGCACGACGTGCGGGTGATGCTCTCCGGCCAGGTGGCGGACGCGGCGGCGGTGGGGGCGGCGGCGTTGGTGCTGCAGGAGGAGCTTGCGCCGCGGCATCTGGTCGTCGGGGGCTGA
- a CDS encoding potassium-transporting ATPase subunit F, producing MIVLDLIAAVLGVAAVVYLVWALVHPERF from the coding sequence GTGATCGTCCTCGATCTGATCGCGGCCGTGCTGGGGGTGGCCGCGGTGGTCTACCTGGTGTGGGCGCTCGTCCATCCGGAGCGGTTCTGA
- the kdpA gene encoding potassium-transporting ATPase subunit KdpA — translation MWPAIAQVVTVAVVLAALYRPLGDYLAHVYSSPRDWRVERGLYRLLGVDPAREQTWRSYLRGVLAFSLVGVLLVYLLQRAQSWLPYDLGLPNPSPHLSFNTAISFMANTNWQSYSPEVTLGYTVQAAGLAVQNFVSAAVGMAVAVAVVRGFARRRSDTIGNFWVDLTRGTVRVLLPISVLAALVLIAGGVIQNWDGFTQVSTLVGDSQSIPGGPVASQEAIKLLGTNGGGFFNANSAHPFENPSGWTNLVEVLLMLAIPFSLPRTFGRLVGNHKQGYAILATMASLFLVSLTALTILESRFGTMEGKEQRFGIAGTALFGTTSTMTSTGAVNGMHDSFSALGGMLPMLNMMLGEVAPGGVGSGLYGMLVLAVIAVFIGGLMVGRTPEYLGKKIGPREIKLAALYILVTPTLVLAGTAITVSIPGIRDLTANPGVHGFSEILYAFTSAANNNGSAFAGLTANTPWMNTALGVAMLLGRLLPIVFVLALAGSLAAQDHVPETAGTLPTHRPQFVGLLAGVTLIVTALTYFPVLALGPLAEGL, via the coding sequence ATGTGGCCCGCCATCGCCCAGGTGGTGACGGTGGCCGTGGTGCTCGCCGCGCTGTACCGGCCGCTGGGTGACTATCTCGCCCACGTCTACTCCTCGCCGCGGGACTGGCGGGTGGAGCGGGGGCTGTACCGGTTGTTGGGGGTGGATCCGGCCCGGGAGCAGACCTGGCGCAGCTACCTGCGGGGTGTGCTGGCGTTCTCCCTGGTGGGGGTGCTGCTGGTGTACCTGCTGCAGCGGGCGCAGAGCTGGCTGCCCTACGACCTGGGGCTGCCGAATCCGAGTCCGCACCTGAGCTTCAACACCGCGATCAGCTTCATGGCCAACACCAATTGGCAGTCGTACTCGCCGGAGGTGACGCTTGGGTACACGGTGCAGGCGGCCGGGCTGGCGGTGCAGAACTTCGTGTCCGCGGCCGTCGGGATGGCGGTGGCCGTGGCGGTGGTGCGCGGCTTCGCCCGTCGGCGGTCGGACACGATCGGGAACTTCTGGGTGGACCTGACCCGGGGCACCGTGCGGGTGCTGCTGCCGATCAGTGTGCTGGCGGCGCTGGTGCTGATCGCGGGCGGTGTGATCCAGAACTGGGACGGCTTCACCCAGGTGAGCACCCTGGTCGGTGACAGCCAGTCGATCCCGGGCGGTCCGGTGGCCTCGCAGGAGGCGATCAAGCTGCTCGGGACGAACGGTGGTGGCTTCTTCAACGCGAACTCCGCGCACCCGTTCGAGAACCCGTCGGGGTGGACGAACCTGGTCGAGGTGCTGCTGATGCTGGCGATCCCGTTCAGCCTGCCGCGCACCTTCGGCCGGCTGGTCGGCAACCACAAGCAGGGCTACGCGATCCTCGCGACGATGGCGAGCCTGTTCCTGGTGTCGTTGACGGCCCTGACGATCCTGGAGTCGCGGTTCGGCACGATGGAGGGCAAGGAACAGCGGTTCGGCATCGCCGGGACCGCCCTGTTCGGCACGACCAGCACGATGACGTCGACCGGTGCCGTCAACGGCATGCACGACAGTTTCAGTGCGCTCGGCGGGATGCTGCCGATGCTGAACATGATGCTGGGCGAGGTGGCCCCGGGCGGGGTCGGCTCCGGGCTGTACGGGATGCTGGTGCTGGCGGTGATCGCGGTGTTCATCGGCGGCCTGATGGTCGGCCGGACCCCGGAGTACCTGGGCAAGAAGATCGGCCCGCGGGAGATCAAGCTGGCGGCGCTCTACATCCTGGTGACGCCGACCCTGGTGCTGGCCGGGACGGCGATCACCGTGAGCATCCCGGGCATCCGGGACCTGACCGCCAATCCGGGGGTGCACGGTTTCAGCGAGATCCTCTACGCGTTCACCTCGGCGGCGAACAACAACGGGTCGGCCTTCGCCGGTCTGACCGCGAACACCCCGTGGATGAACACCGCCCTCGGCGTGGCGATGCTGCTCGGCCGTCTGCTGCCGATCGTCTTCGTGCTGGCGCTGGCCGGATCGTTGGCGGCTCAGGACCACGTGCCGGAGACCGCGGGCACCCTGCCCACCCATCGGCCGCAGTTCGTCGGCCTGCTCGCGGGCGTCACGCTGATCGTGACCGCCCTGACCTACTTCCCGGTGCTGGCACTGGGACCCCTGGCGGAAGGCCTGTGA